In the Limanda limanda chromosome 1, fLimLim1.1, whole genome shotgun sequence genome, one interval contains:
- the cd36 gene encoding platelet glycoprotein 4, producing MGCCNKERGLIAGAVVGAVVAILGGILFPVGDSIINETVEKESVIEPGTTAYDTWVSTGPPVYRQFWFYDLTNPLEVLEHGAKPAVLEKGPYTYRTRILPRANVMFNPNDTVSFRLPLNAIFEPSLSVGPEEDNITSLNLGVAGAYSLFPKGLHFVLNNLIKRSNSSLFQYRTVKELLWGYHDAMLNKTLGAFVPFNGTFDGYYTVYSGKEDISRVGIIDMWKGKTSLPFWKDTYCDMINGTDASAFPPFLDKKKPLYFFSSDICRSVSASYEKSIDLLGIELYRYTLLSSTLASPTVNPDNHCFCTDPTTTRNCTLAGVLDIGPCKDLTPIFISLPHFLHGSPYLREAVLGMNPSEEHHQTYLDVEPTTGFTMRFAKRIQVNMMYGPSKVITVLNKVKDYTIFPILWMNEMGELDQATADMFKKELISRINMLETIKQVLLGLGLSVFAVCLGCYLAVRKRRCMSNTSSNSRRYRPMRAPHTHLLVRPYIRSAALQFEMSVGKWGFCNRLV from the exons ATGGGCTGCTGCAACAAGGAGCGAGGACTCATAGCCGGAGCCGTGGTTGGGGCTGTGGTAGCCATCCTGGGAGGGATCCTCTTCCCAGTGGGGGACAGCATTATCAATGAAACAGTGGAGAAG GAGTCCGTCATTGAGCCTGGGACGACAGCTTATGACACCTGGGTGTCGACAGGACCACCGGTGTACAGGCAGTTCTGGTTTTATGACCTGACAAACCCACTGGAGGTTTTGGAGCACGGTGCGAAACCAGCGGTCTTGGAAAAAGGACCTTACACTTACAG GACGAGGATCCTGCCCAGAGCAAATGTCATGTTCAACCCCAACGATACCGTTTCCTTCCGGCTGCCTCTCAATGCCATCTTTGAGCCGTCCCTGTCGGTGGGACCAGAGGAGGACAACATCACCTCCCTCAACTTGGGTGTGGCT GGAGCTTATTCACTGTTTCCCAAAGGCCTTCATTTTGTCCTGAATAATCTGATAAAGCGGAGCAACTCCTCTCTGTTCCAGTACCGCACAGTCAAGGAATTGCTGTGGGGTTACCACGACGCCATGCTGAATAAAACCCTGGGTGCATTTGTACCC TTCAATGGCACCTTTGATGGCTACTACACTGTTTACTCTGGAAAGGAGGACATCTCACGAGTGGGGATTATTGACATGTGGAAGGGAAAGAC GAGCTTGCCTTTCTGGAAGGACACATACTGTGACATGATCAATGGAACAG ATGCGTCCGCCTTCCCTCCGTTTTTGGACAAAAAGAAGCCTCTCTACTTCTTCTCATCAGACATCTGCAG GTCCGTGTCAGCCAGCTATGAGAAGAGCATAGATCTGTTAGGGATTGAGCTTTACCGTTACACCCTCCTGTCGTCCACCCTGGCCTCCCCTACAGTCAACCCAGACAACCATTGCTTTTGCACGGACCCAACGACCACCAGGAACTGCACCTTGGCCGGAGTTCTGGATATCGGCCCCTGTAAAGATT TAACACCTATCTTCATCTCTCTGCCGCACTTCCTTCATGGCAGTCCATACCTGCGAGAGGCCGTACTGGGTATGAATCCCAGCGAGGAGCACCATCAGACCTATTTAGACGTGGAACCT ACAACCGGGTTTACTATGAGATTCGCTAAAAGAATTCAAGTGAATATGATGTACGGGCCATCGAAAGTCATCAC GGTGCTTAACAAAGTCAAGGATTACACTATATTCCCAATCCTCTGGATGAACGAG ATGGGCGAGTTGGATCAGGCAACGGCCGACATGTTCAAGAAGGAGCTCATCTCCCGTATCAACATGCTGGAGACGATAAAGCAGGTGCTGCTTGGCCTCGGTTTGTCCGTCTTCGCCGTGTGTCTCGGCTGCTACCTTGCGGTGAGGAAGCGACGCTGCATGTCCAA
- the gnai1 gene encoding guanine nucleotide-binding protein G(i) subunit alpha-1, producing the protein MGCTLSTEDKAAVERSKMIDRNLRDDGEKAAREVKLLLLGAGESGKSTIVKQMKIIHEAGYSEEECKQYKAVVYSNTIQSIIAIIRAMGRLKIDFGDVARADDARQLFVLAGSAEEGFMTAELAGVIKRLWKDGGVQACFSRSREYQLNDSAAYYLNDLDRISQATYIPTQQDVLRTRVKTTGIVETHFTFKDLHFKMFDVGGQRSERKKWIHCFEGVTAIIFCVALSDYDLVLAEDEEMNRMHESMKLFDSICNNKWFTDTSIILFLNKKDLFEEKIKKSPLTICYPEYAGSNTYEEAAAYIQCQFEDLNKRKDTKEIYTHFTCATDTKNVQFVFDAVTDVIIKNNLKDCGLF; encoded by the exons ATGGGCTGCACGCTGAGCACCGAGGACAAGGCGGCGGTGGAGAGGAGCAAGATGATCGACCGGAACCTGCGGGACGACGGGGAGAAGGCGGCCCGGGAggtcaagctgctgctgctgg GTGCTGGTGAATCGGGGAAAAGTACAATTGTCAAGCAGATGAA GATCATCCACGAGGCGGGCTACTCAGAAGAGGAGTGTAAGCAGTACAAGGCCGTGGTTTACAGCAACACAATCCAGTCCATCATCGCCATCATCAGAGCCATGGGCCGCCTCAAGATCGACTTTGGCGACGTGGCGAGAGCT GACGATGCCCGGCAGCTGTTTGTGCTCGCTGGCTCGGCCGAGGAAGGCTTCATGACGGCAGAGCTCGCTGGCGTCATCAAACGTCTCTGGAAGGACGGAGGCGTTCAGGCCTGCTTCAGCCGCTCCCGCGAATATCAGCTCAACGACTCGGCAGCATa CTACTTGAACGATCTGGACAGGATATCCCAGGCCACCTACATCCCAACCCAGCAGGATGTCCTGAGGACCCGAGTCAAAACCACAGGCATTGTGGAGACGCACTTCACGTTCAAGGACCTGCACTTCAA AATGTTTGACGTTGGCGGTCAGCGATCGGAGAGGAAGAAGTGGATCCACTGCTTCGAGGGCGTGACCGCCATCATCTTCTGCGTGGCCCTCAGCGACTACGACCTGGTGCTGGCCGAGGACGAGGAGATG AACCGAATGCACGAGAGTATGAAGCTGTTCGACAGCATCTGCAACAACAAGTGGTTCACAGACAcctccatcatcctcttcctcaacaAGAAGGACCTGTTCGAGGAGAAGATCAAGAAGAGTCCTCTCACCATCTGCTACCCAGAGTATGCAG GCTCCAACACGTATGAGGAAGCCGCCGCCTACATCCAGTGCCAGTTCGAGGACCTGAACAAGCGGAAGGACACCAAGGAGATTTACACCCACTTCACCTGCGCCACAGACACCAAGAATGTGCAGTTTGTCTTTGACGCCGTCACCGACGTGATCATCAAGAACAACCTGAAAGACTGTGGTCTCTTCTGA